The Litoribrevibacter albus genome segment AAGGAAGAAGGGAAAGGCTACGCAACTTATTGCGCAGCCCCTTTAGAAATTGGCGGATGATAAATCATTTGTACTGTCACACCGTCCGGGTCTAAACAGTAAAAACTACGAGCACCATCCCGATGCGTTCTTGGCTTGCTTTGCGCCTTAACACCATTAGCAGTTAAAAACTCATACCAGCGATCAACATCATCCATCTCATCGACGATGAAACCGATATGATCCAAACGCTGACCTGCTCGGGAAGGTTCTTCAGTGGCTCGATGTAAGGCTAGATTATCAACACCCGAACAAAGATAAATATTATCCGGGTCAGGATGCCACTCAAC includes the following:
- a CDS encoding VOC family protein, with protein sequence MSVERPARHAGLRHVALFVNKFEECLSFYTDLLGMEVEWHPDPDNIYLCSGVDNLALHRATEEPSRAGQRLDHIGFIVDEMDDVDRWYEFLTANGVKAQSKPRTHRDGARSFYCLDPDGVTVQMIYHPPISKGAAQ